One window from the genome of Leptospiraceae bacterium encodes:
- a CDS encoding class I SAM-dependent methyltransferase: MRGLPYYENPEYHEFLLSHKRRELFPIDKIFSQIPLKGVQNLLDFGMGNGYFLNAFFEYGESDIFVWGAECQEVLIDFTLKRKVKENLKNFIPFHVEKTEHPLLPEWIPEMDMIFISCVLSTFANPTLGILGTGRILKKDGYFVILDWEKVELPVGPDIHQKVSSERMMVFIQEAGCQIVKKLQINPYVYGFLAKKDPDKFIDISYLRQL; the protein is encoded by the coding sequence ATGAGAGGTCTTCCCTATTACGAAAATCCAGAGTATCACGAATTTTTACTCTCCCACAAACGAAGAGAACTATTTCCAATTGATAAGATTTTTTCTCAAATCCCTTTAAAAGGAGTTCAGAATCTTTTAGATTTTGGTATGGGAAATGGCTATTTTTTGAACGCATTTTTTGAATATGGTGAATCCGATATATTTGTTTGGGGAGCGGAATGCCAAGAAGTATTGATTGATTTCACCCTCAAAAGAAAAGTAAAAGAAAACTTAAAAAACTTTATTCCATTCCATGTAGAAAAAACAGAACATCCTTTGCTACCAGAATGGATTCCCGAAATGGACATGATTTTCATTTCTTGTGTGTTATCAACTTTTGCAAACCCTACTTTAGGAATTTTAGGTACAGGTAGAATCTTAAAAAAAGACGGTTATTTTGTAATCCTTGATTGGGAAAAAGTAGAACTTCCAGTAGGACCCGATATCCATCAAAAAGTATCTTCTGAAAGAATGATGGTATTCATTCAAGAGGCAGGGTGCCAAATTGTAAAAAAACTTCAAATCAATCCTTATGTGTACGGCTTTCTTGCGAAAAAGGACCCAGATAAGTTTATTGATATCTCATACTTAAGACAGCTATAA
- the mtaB gene encoding tRNA (N(6)-L-threonylcarbamoyladenosine(37)-C(2))-methylthiotransferase MtaB, with protein MKNEKSIAVYTLGCRLNIYESDGILQQFISQGYSYKNWWEGADVVVVNTCTVTHQADSKNRNIIRSLHRINPKSKIIVTGCYAQTEIEELKKIPEVFAIIGNEKKSQIFQIFEELEQVQQKENLYSTGPLVEFHQAKKRRKIQNPFDYGLVAPIGHTRAYVKIQDGCDRKCSYCKIPLARGGGVSRPIDDILRHIDYLQSLKIPEIILTGVNIGWYRHENIRFIDLLEKILDRLYYSRLRISSIEPSDVNETLAKLTLHPKFCNFLHVPLQSGSDRILRLMKRSYNSITFTKRIEKVLKYNPNIFLGTDVIVGFPTETQEDLQNTMKLLKELNFAHIHPFPFSLRKGTEIENFIREHKISLFSRNELKAKVHLFLDLKKELFLEYVKKNLHQVFEGIIEDVQENHKNHVKILTDNYLNIRVDLPQDSQSYKKGQFIHVRLKNFTLTSEAEEIELIGEVL; from the coding sequence ATGAAAAATGAAAAAAGCATAGCTGTTTATACCCTAGGATGTCGTTTGAACATTTATGAGTCCGATGGTATTTTACAGCAATTTATAAGTCAGGGATATTCCTACAAAAATTGGTGGGAAGGTGCTGATGTTGTCGTAGTAAACACTTGCACTGTTACTCATCAAGCGGATTCGAAAAACCGAAACATTATCCGATCTTTGCATCGTATCAATCCAAAATCAAAGATTATTGTAACAGGATGCTATGCACAAACAGAAATCGAAGAACTAAAAAAAATCCCAGAAGTCTTCGCCATCATTGGGAATGAAAAAAAGAGTCAAATCTTTCAAATTTTTGAAGAACTAGAACAAGTTCAACAAAAAGAAAATCTTTATTCTACTGGTCCTCTGGTTGAGTTTCATCAAGCAAAAAAAAGAAGAAAAATACAAAATCCATTTGATTATGGTTTGGTAGCTCCTATAGGGCACACTCGTGCTTACGTAAAAATACAAGATGGATGCGATCGTAAGTGTTCTTATTGTAAGATTCCCCTTGCAAGAGGGGGTGGTGTATCTCGTCCTATTGATGATATCCTAAGACACATTGATTATCTACAATCCTTAAAGATACCAGAAATCATTCTAACGGGAGTGAATATCGGCTGGTATCGTCATGAAAATATTCGATTTATTGATTTGTTGGAAAAAATCTTAGATAGACTTTATTACAGTAGATTGAGAATCTCAAGCATTGAGCCTTCGGATGTAAATGAAACCTTAGCGAAACTCACCTTGCATCCTAAGTTCTGTAATTTCTTGCATGTTCCTTTGCAAAGCGGTTCTGATCGAATTTTACGATTGATGAAACGAAGTTATAATTCGATAACCTTTACAAAAAGAATAGAAAAAGTTCTAAAATATAACCCCAATATTTTTTTGGGAACGGACGTTATTGTGGGATTTCCAACTGAAACTCAAGAGGATTTGCAAAATACAATGAAACTCCTAAAAGAACTTAATTTTGCTCATATTCATCCTTTCCCATTCTCCCTTCGAAAAGGAACGGAAATAGAAAATTTTATCCGTGAACATAAGATTTCTTTGTTTAGTAGAAATGAATTGAAAGCAAAAGTTCACTTGTTTTTAGATTTGAAAAAAGAATTATTTTTAGAATATGTAAAAAAGAATCTCCATCAAGTTTTTGAAGGAATCATAGAAGACGTCCAAGAAAATCATAAAAATCATGTCAAAATCCTAACTGATAATTATTTGAATATTCGAGTTGATTTGCCTCAAGATAGTCAAAGCTACAAAAAAGGGCAGTTTATCCATGTTCGTTTAAAAAATTTTACATTAACATCCGAAGCCGAAGAAATAGAGCTCATTGGTGAAGTCTTATAG